A section of the Streptomyces sp. SCL15-4 genome encodes:
- a CDS encoding recombinase family protein has translation MITNTPADQVERHPCPKCEAPAGSPCRTSAGKVAASYHTGRFALVPSLKAELAVKTPADRNPGKAWTQGAPVVQAPEAIPGAAIRIGYARCSTVGQELDSQLDLLARADCHRVFSEKISTRVKERPELDKALTLAREIRTAAPNQPVILTVVEMKRLARNAAELMTLSSTLQADGIQLELLSGPLQGVYDPNGAGAIVFAVLAVAAEVEREGIREKTLEGLDTAARKGNHGGRPSVVDDDKLAVARARHAKGESVTAIAKALGISRATLYRHIGESA, from the coding sequence ATGATCACGAACACCCCGGCCGATCAGGTCGAGCGTCACCCCTGCCCGAAGTGCGAAGCCCCTGCCGGTAGCCCCTGCCGTACGAGTGCGGGCAAGGTGGCAGCGAGCTACCACACGGGCCGCTTCGCCCTCGTGCCGTCTTTGAAGGCGGAACTCGCCGTGAAGACTCCGGCCGACCGCAACCCCGGCAAGGCATGGACGCAAGGCGCCCCTGTGGTGCAGGCACCCGAGGCGATACCGGGCGCAGCAATACGAATCGGCTACGCCCGTTGCTCCACGGTCGGGCAGGAACTAGACAGCCAGTTGGACCTGTTGGCCCGTGCCGACTGTCACCGCGTCTTCTCCGAGAAGATCAGTACCCGCGTGAAGGAACGGCCGGAACTGGACAAGGCACTCACCCTCGCTCGGGAGATCAGGACAGCCGCACCCAACCAGCCCGTCATCCTGACCGTGGTCGAGATGAAGCGCCTTGCCCGCAACGCGGCAGAGCTCATGACCTTGTCGTCCACCTTGCAAGCGGACGGCATCCAACTGGAACTCCTCTCCGGCCCCTTGCAGGGTGTGTACGACCCGAACGGGGCAGGCGCGATCGTGTTCGCCGTCCTGGCCGTGGCCGCAGAGGTAGAGCGGGAAGGCATCCGGGAGAAGACGTTGGAGGGGCTGGACACTGCGGCCCGCAAGGGCAACCACGGTGGACGCCCCTCCGTCGTGGACGACGACAAGCTAGCCGTGGCCCGTGCCCGGCACGCCAAGGGAGAGAGCGTCACCGCCATCGCCAAGGCGCTGGGGATCTCTCGGGCCACCTTGTACCGGCACATCGGTGAGAGCGCCTGA
- a CDS encoding aminoglycoside phosphotransferase family protein, with product MDSKLTAAILADICARTGQPIPAREEMRVWDMSGVERLRFPPHMRTAIYKYAVEPFANEDEILRAARLSGIPVPEVIGSIVRDGTLGMVIEDLGEEVREAQDTDGIVAAAALHQAPAAPSLREMDEDALAALPELALGHLRRLRDAGRWNEDTAELSFALGSLAASAEKRATGAELAPYGWVHSEFHPTSLHIGEDGWRLLDFARAFTGPGLLDLASWHGTTGDPDPARLRAFIEAYVNAGGDKDALAERGGLPAERWALGWHRVWASEWFMEQSLRWINNPEDDPLYIKVVRKHLLAAVRLLEA from the coding sequence GTGGACAGCAAGCTCACCGCCGCCATCCTCGCCGACATCTGCGCCCGCACCGGCCAGCCGATCCCCGCCCGCGAGGAGATGCGGGTGTGGGACATGTCGGGTGTCGAGCGCTTGCGCTTCCCCCCGCACATGCGCACCGCGATCTACAAGTACGCCGTCGAACCGTTCGCCAACGAGGACGAGATCCTTCGGGCCGCCCGCCTGTCCGGCATCCCCGTGCCGGAGGTCATCGGCTCCATCGTCCGAGACGGAACCCTCGGCATGGTCATCGAGGACCTGGGCGAAGAGGTCCGCGAGGCACAGGACACGGATGGCATCGTGGCCGCTGCCGCCCTGCACCAAGCGCCCGCCGCCCCGTCGCTCCGGGAGATGGACGAGGACGCGCTTGCCGCCCTGCCCGAGCTGGCGCTCGGTCATCTGCGCCGCCTGCGTGATGCCGGCCGCTGGAACGAGGACACCGCCGAGCTGTCGTTTGCGCTTGGCTCCCTCGCAGCGTCGGCGGAGAAGCGGGCAACTGGTGCTGAGCTGGCCCCGTACGGCTGGGTGCACTCGGAGTTCCACCCGACCAGCCTCCACATCGGCGAGGACGGCTGGCGCTTGCTCGACTTCGCCCGCGCGTTCACCGGTCCCGGCCTGCTCGACCTCGCGTCCTGGCACGGCACCACTGGTGACCCGGACCCAGCGAGGCTGCGCGCCTTCATCGAGGCGTACGTGAACGCTGGCGGTGACAAGGACGCGCTTGCCGAGCGCGGCGGCTTGCCTGCGGAACGGTGGGCGCTGGGCTGGCATCGGGTGTGGGCGAGTGAGTGGTTCATGGAGCAGTCGCTTCGCTGGATCAACAACCCCGAGGATGACCCGCTCTACATCAAGGTCGTCCGTAAGCACCTCCTCGCGGCCGTCAGGCTGCTGGAGGCGTGA
- a CDS encoding class I SAM-dependent methyltransferase gives MEWTQRPGIGPSAEILGDELAGRRVMELGCGPGHNAAHLTSLGAKVTGVDRSEGQIQRALAHYGHHGTEFVHSRALGYLTRENGRLDAIVSVFGAIGLDEPSKLLSACSRRLGRKGVLAFSVPHPQRTGTIPVSPRTRDRMTLPDGTATTVDRWDIDPAAWVRALNRAGLLITGVQNLFAPADARWPTTLLITARKP, from the coding sequence ATGGAGTGGACACAGCGCCCCGGCATCGGTCCTAGCGCCGAGATCCTCGGCGACGAACTGGCAGGGCGACGGGTCATGGAATTGGGCTGCGGACCCGGCCACAACGCCGCCCACCTGACCAGCCTCGGCGCGAAGGTCACTGGAGTGGACCGCTCGGAGGGGCAGATCCAACGAGCGCTCGCCCACTACGGACACCACGGAACCGAGTTCGTTCACTCCCGAGCGCTGGGCTACCTCACCCGCGAGAACGGGCGCCTGGACGCCATCGTCTCGGTCTTCGGAGCGATCGGCCTGGACGAACCGTCGAAGCTGCTCAGCGCCTGCTCCCGCCGCCTCGGGCGCAAGGGCGTGCTCGCCTTCTCGGTACCGCACCCGCAGCGAACCGGCACCATCCCCGTCAGCCCTCGCACGCGTGACCGGATGACTCTGCCGGACGGCACCGCCACCACGGTGGACCGATGGGACATCGACCCGGCCGCGTGGGTGCGGGCACTCAACCGCGCCGGACTGCTGATCACCGGCGTGCAAAACCTGTTCGCCCCGGCTGATGCCCGCTGGCCGACCACCTTGCTCATCACCGCACGGAAGCCCTGA
- a CDS encoding HAD domain-containing protein: protein MHQAPFLLLDIDGVFIPFPGPDGATPATHPRHTVSTDDVAKPFDVWLNPDHGKLIIDAIGTGLVRPVWCTSWRRDARRIISPLMGLPDFDHIELPNLPIKTSHPDGYLWKRNHVADWLATAPAVWIDDDFTRLDHQWAADRTAFGNPTLLIEPDPHEGIQPEHIAAALEWAADHVTMKEAA from the coding sequence ATGCACCAAGCCCCGTTCCTGCTGTTGGACATAGACGGCGTCTTCATCCCGTTCCCCGGACCGGACGGCGCCACCCCGGCTACTCACCCCCGCCACACGGTGAGCACTGACGACGTGGCCAAGCCCTTCGATGTCTGGCTCAACCCGGACCACGGCAAGCTCATCATCGACGCCATCGGCACCGGACTGGTCCGCCCCGTGTGGTGCACGAGCTGGCGACGCGACGCCCGCCGCATCATCTCCCCGCTCATGGGGTTGCCCGACTTCGATCACATCGAGCTGCCCAACCTGCCCATCAAGACCAGCCACCCCGACGGCTACCTGTGGAAGCGCAACCACGTCGCGGACTGGCTGGCCACCGCTCCGGCCGTGTGGATCGACGACGACTTCACCCGCCTCGATCACCAGTGGGCGGCCGACCGTACCGCGTTCGGAAACCCGACGCTGTTGATCGAGCCCGACCCGCACGAGGGCATCCAGCCCGAGCACATCGCGGCTGCGCTGGAGTGGGCCGCCGACCACGTGACCATGAAGGAGGCGGCTTGA